One Paramisgurnus dabryanus chromosome 9, PD_genome_1.1, whole genome shotgun sequence genomic window, gttttcctATATCATAAAGTGCAACCaaacagaaatatatatataaatctaaTTTACAATTAAAAATTGTCAACAGAAGTCCTACGTTGAAGTCAGATGATCCAAACCAGCAATGTCTCAATTGTCAATCTGTTAGAGTTCAACATAGTGTGGTTGAGGGAGATTTGACATATACAGACCTTTGGTTTGATACTGACTTCTTACTGATGCTGTTTCTAAAACCCTGTCCTGCCATAAAATAAAGGATGGGGTCAACGCAGCTATTGGCACTGGCCAAGGGTCGCGTGACCTTGTACGCCATATTGGCTCGCTCTTGTATCTTGCAGGGCACCTGCATATAGCGAAATCCGTAATATATACTACGATTCAAGTGGAATGGCAGGAAACATAACATGAAGGCGAGAAGGACGATAATGATCATCTTCACAGACTTCTGCTTGGAACGCTCTGGCGATGGTCCTCCACCTACTCCAGGCTGTTGAAGTTTCCTCACTATTAGACCGTTACAGACCAGCACCACCACAAACGGTAGGACGAAAAGCAAGACCATAACCACCGAGGTGTATACCATAAAGTTATTGAAGAGTGCCTTGCTGGTGGTGTCATGACATGCCTTTATATTACTATCACCATCTGTCAACCTGGAGAAATAGAGGATCGGTGACTGGAAGATGAGCACGGTCAGCCAAATACACACAGAGACTAAACGTGCTCGGCGAGCGCTCATCCATGACAAAGAGCGCACCGGGTGGCACACGCCCAAAAACCTGTGCATACTGATGCAGCTGAGGAAGAGAATGCTTCCATAGAGGTTTGTGTAGAAGAGAAAACGAATGAGTTTACACATGGGCTCACCGAACGGCCAGGTATTCCCATCGGCGTAGTAAAAGATGAGAAACGGGAGAGTAAAGATGTAAAGGGTGTCACAAATTGTGAGGTTGATCATGTAGATGGTGGTGGGCTTCCAGCGTTTGGTTCGAAACAGGATGAAATACATGGCGGTGATGTTTAGCGCCAGACCCACCACAAACACCAAAGAGTAACTCACTGGAAGAAGAATGTACTTAAAGTTCTCATTGTGAAGACAGGGGTACTGACGGCTGTCATTGGTTGGTCCGCTTGTGTTAAGCATTTCCTTTTCAATTTAGCTCTGTAAGAGAAAAGACAGCGTTAAGATTGTTTGCCTATGAAAAACCTGTTTTGCATTTATCTTATATTTACTTTTGTATCATGTGTCTGTATATGTATGCATTGCATATTATAACAGATCTTTGGAGATCTGAAAGTGTTGTACGCATACATTTATGACTATAAATCAATATAAAGATGTTCCAGTAATGACACAACCCTAAAGCAATCTCATGTACATCAGAGGCAAACATGCATTTATCAGTCCATCAGATCAAACCACAATATAACTCCAGAAGCATAACCAAAATAATTTACTTCCTATCTGTACAGGCGTAAAGCAATTACAAATCCCTttgctgtttttattatctGTTTAGATTGATTGTTAAAATCGTTTGAAAATAATTGTTTTCAAATCTTGTCACACTAAGAGTTTAATAAGCAATTAAAGATACCACAGTAAAAGATAACATTACATAAACATTATCTATAGTAAATATGTATGCACAAATAGAAAGTAACTCACATAGATTCTACTGTGTccttcagaaaagtaattaaCACTTGTGACTCCTCTTGGTCTGCATACAGTCCTGCTTTATGCATGCTTTATAATGCTATGTACTATTACTGTGGGCGTGTCTACAGACCTCAGCCTGCTCTCATAGGTCAAAGCGTCAACCcatcccatacggcaaaaaatacataaatatattttaaatatatgctaaatacattttgtgaaattttatgctcaattgaatatatttttgaatttggaaatgtatttagttttaaccttcatatatcaacatatatttcaaaatgtatttttagaggcaacaaatacatttctaattttacatcacatattgcaaaaatgtattattcgcataaatgtatataaatgtaaatgtataaatatgctAAATGCAAGTTAATTTTcaaaagttgaaaatatttgtaattttaaaacataaacaaagtttttattCTAATGTAACGTGAAAATATTTCCTTGGATTGAAATATATGGAtggctaaatatatatttttaatgcttcAAATTCCCCAAAAATATATcgttaaaaatttatttttttaaacaaattgcaaaatatatttcagcaaatatattttttggcaattttttgtatattttgaaattttttttgcagtatggGATAACACGTCAATCATTCAGACTACAGAGAGAATTTGTACAGGTTGTAAGGTCAGTTATTATTCACTCCTCCTATAGTCCAATAGTGAAGTTCATAATATTTTGGTTGATTTAATAATAGATCTAGACActaaattgaattatttgaccttgaaagttaaaataaaactgTCTATGATGTTAATATCTGACATTTTTCCACAAAGACAGAGATAATTGTGAGAAGTCTGGTGAATGTTTTTGTTATATCAGTAACTGATTTCTTGACAAACAGCAAAATGAACAGAATTTCACACATCCCCTTCTGTTTGGGAAATGTTCTCTTTCTACTTTGCTTTTGTTGACACTAAATACTTTCTTGCTTTATGTGTTCCCCTCACCACACTCACACAGTTAACTATTTATTAAAGGgcttgttcacccaaaaactcAAATTCTCTTATCATTTAATTacactcatgttgttacaaacttgtatataacagtttctttattctgttgaacacaaaaaatatattttgatagaTAAATGATAGTAACCACACAGCCCAGATTGCAtgcaaaccattgaaacaatgttaaaaacagttgatttgtcaatgttaacttCATTGAGTCAATAtcaggtttgcaccctccattaatattgaaaaaatattgagatttcaacaaatcaccattattgtgatcagtgtttgctttagttgggtccTTGACTCTTGTTATTCACGAagttaaatctttcttttctattttttagtgtttgtttgtgtttatgtagaaacacatctgcattggaaaagaaagatgtgtttcaaaGTTAAGTTGAACTTGAAACTGATTGCTTTTTATGAAGAATTCaagattatataaaattaagctgctttacatgattatgttgatccatttttgacatttataattgttttggtttctaaatacactgtgacaagacaaacagagaaactgctaacacattcagacatcattactcatcctacaaatctcgataatggtgacaatcatcaaacaaaaacataaaaaacaatcaactgcaatgcatgctgggagttataaattagtttagtactacgatgatacccagaatgcattgcagcatgaagctttctttTGTTAATCGTCACCATTGATGAGATTCATAGACCAATTCATGATATCAGAGATAGATTcagtagtttaactttttaaatgtgtttttgtaatcctcaaaataacagacctgacactgtttccaactagtactgtaaaataatttttttgcataactttaacagtatttcattaatattatttaggTATATCTACAAGAATTTAAAACTACTTGATAACATtagatctttgttttctttgcaatagcagatgtattttaaaacactgcttcagcagccaaagaaaacttacctttaaaacacaagagtaaagggcccaactaaagcaaacactgatcacgataatggtgatttgttgaaatttcaatattttttcaatattaatggagggtgcaaacgtgatattgattcaatggtattaacattgacaaatcaacgatttttaacattgtttcaatggttgcatgctatctgggagTTTACagtacccactgacttccatagaaggaaaacaaatactatgggagtcagttGTATTGTAAACTGTGTGCTTAacaacatttatcaaaatatctcctTTTGTGTGAGTAcgtgaaagtgagtaaatgatgacagaattgtctTTTTTTgattaactatccctttaggcTCAAAAAGAACCCAATCCATTATGGCTGCCTCAGTCAAATATTTGCACATTTTAGGTTACTTAACAAGGAACTTTTTACagtataatatattttcaaagcATATCTTTAAATTCTTCAAGGTTTTTTAAAAGAACCACAAAACACAGCAAAGCTTTCCACTGACCTCTTCTTATGGTTTTCAGATTAAATTCAACTTACTTTTTATTAATTGAACCATTTATCAttgatatattttaatatattttgtaaacatatCTTTAAATTCTTCACTAACAAAATTGTGGTTATTAGGGAAAATGTCAAAGCTATGCAAGCAGCCTCCACTTTATCCAATAGTACACTGAACACTAGATTGCCACAATAGTCATTGAGTCATTAAAGCTACTACAATACAATTAATTGAAATCATCCAAATCACCATTgtgtatattaaaaaaatatattttaactcATCACTAGAACTAGGATACGGTTTCAAACTGGCAGTTATTAGACCCCTCATTAAAAAGCAGCGCCTCGACCAAGGAGAGCTTAATAATTTTACACCAATTTctcctttttttttcaaaaatattagCCAGCTATGCACATTCTTAGTAAATAACAGTACGTACagtatgaaaagttccaatcagaaTTCatgccccaccatagcacagagacagcactgcttagagttacaaatgacctccttttAACACCCGATCTTgatgaaatctcaattcttatattgcTAAACTTTAGTGCaacctttgacacaatagatcacataatcttactcaatagactagaaaactatttGTGCATCAGTAGTCAGGCATCAGTGGTCAATATTTAACTTACCGCTATCACCTTGTTTGTGTAAATGGGGAAAAGTCATGTTACTCTTATGTTGAATATGGCGTACTGCAGGGATCGGGTCTAGGCCCTGTCCTTTTCTCGTTATTAATATAagctctaggagacattatcaggaaacataacatcattgctatgcagatgatacccagctttacatctcacATCCTAGCAAACCCACCAGTTTTCTAAGCCTGGGGTTCTCATGCAAACTTATGCATGGTGCATCCCTTTgtgccccccccaaagaaaatatggcataaaacattctaaaatgtaacattttaattaaacaaaacatattaaattatacaatgtagttttgttggttagtagccttatttttctgaggtgtAATGAGACAAAATTtatgatgaaaaacatttattttataaaatgtcataatacTGTGGCCCCACCACCACCTCGcacccccagtttgagaactgTCAGTAACTGGATGCAAATAActtccttatgctaaactccaataagaaaGAGATACAAAATATGTCAGATTATAATTTgtccatagatggctgcactgttGTGCCATCTTCCACAGTCAAGAACCTAGGTGATCGACAGCAATCTTACGATAGTCACTCGCAGGTGTCACACAAATCAGagaaacaagcttcagctagttcaaaacatGCAGCAAGAGTgtttactcgatctaagaagtatgatcACATAAATCCAATTTTTACACTGGTTAAATAttgcatacattttaaaatattgctaaTCACCTTTAAAGCCTTAGCGCCTCCGTATCTTGTGAATTACTATCCAATGTACTATCACGTACATTGtggtcacaaaattctggtcacTTAATTATCCTTAAAATAtcaagtgtctaaaggtggtcgatacttttcctacttagcccctaagctctggaatgatttaccgaATGTTCGAGAAttagacacagtcgatcaatttaagtctaaactaaagacatttctctttaacaaagGTTTCGCATAATTCATCTAgtaaatatacttatgccgcaatggTTAGCTTGTCTGGAACCGAGCACACACTCATCTAGTATGACATTATATGCGAGcagcccctacgctaataggattttgtttctctttccaTGTCTCGTCCTTGAATCCGAGGACACTGAGactaacagacccagttcctgttgctgtgatgctcatcacaccactgatccaCTGGCCTCCCATCATCGTGAGGCCCAGCCGACGTCTGACCAGTGGACCACCGACCACTTCCCTTTAATTTCTAAATTTTTAAATTCTTATTCAATCTTATAGTATAGTTGGACAACCAACTGCTTCCTTtaacttttaaataatttttttcatttttttaattcccataaaatgttataataatattcaatatattgtatatattctATAGGATCagctatgtctggctctctctCAAGGGTTTCTTTTCTCCCAATGACTTTTTCCccacagggtttttctcctaggagttttTTCAACCCCTAGGGAGTCCGCTGAaattggcttaacttagaacTTTCTTCAATACGTTACACTATTACTCTGCTCACTAGCTGCTGTACTTTTTGCTACTTTTGTTGTCCtctgatttttctgtgttttctcttgtttttattaattaaatgcttttaCAATTACACAATTGGGAAAAGCGCTATACATTGAATTGATAGTTCTCGTCCTAATgttattacaaacctgtatataacagtttctttattctgttgaacacagaagaagatattttgatagaTAAATGATAGTAACTACACAGTTGACAATACCCACTGACTTCCAAAGAAGGAAAACAATTACTATTGAAGTCAGTGGTATCGTAAACTTAacaacatttatcaaaatatctcctTTTGTGTAAGTACGTGACAGAATGATGACAGAAtcttttttttatgaatatccCTTTAAGCTTAAAAAGAACCCAACCTTACACTTTTATAGTCAGGCTGCTTCaatcttataaaaatatatttgcacaTTTTAGGTTACTTAACAAATAACTTTTACCGTGAATATatagaaaataatatattttaaaaaacaacacattcaaACTTTCCACTGACCTCTTTTTATGGTTTTCAGATTATATTCATCTGTACCTCCTTTACGGTTCCAAAAAGAAAAGAGCAAGAGACCTTCACCAGACGTGCACAACAAGGTCCACCATCGTGAAAAGTATGCCAAGATGTTCAATTACTGTATGTATCGCCTCACAGCACTGTATTAATTATTACCTTTAGTTAACAGAGTTACGAAAGTGAACTTGGTGTGGTGTGTGTCTGCTACATGCCCAAGGAAACTTGTACTCATGTACTTTAAAAACCCATGTACAGTTTGTAACTGATTTATCATTAAATGCTTCGGTCACCTAAACAACTAGTCATTACACTTTTTAATCCAGTAATAATTGTTTAGGATTAATTTCTATATCGGCGCATGACAAAGTTTTGATCACAAAAAAGCTATTGAATATTTTACCATACTGTTCTTTAAATGTTGACCCTTTGTGCGCATGTTATTATGATATCTTCCTATTAAATACTTTAATATAGGCTTTTCAGCCTATTTGAacccaaaataaaataaacttgttCTTCTAAAAACACAGTTTAACCTTCCAGTTATAATCAACCTTCATTATGTAATTGACTATTCTATAACATTATGGATtagttatttacattattttgCCAGAAGCTATCACACACATGCAATGGTTTTTGAAGTCATATTTATGCTGGACAATGACAGAAGCACTGTATTAAAACCCATAcgacaaaaaatatatagaagtttatataatatgtataaaatttaaatataaaatgtgtacgtatgtatacaattataagtatatttttgcagttgaaaatatatttaattataagcTTTTCAAAGATTTTCTTCCAAAACGACGtgaataaatgctttaatatatgtttatttttaaaataaatttcaaaataaacaaaaaatatattggtgaaaatatatttcagcgCATATATTGTATAATATGTTCATATTAGATCCTTAAGTCTCCACACACAGTGTGCTTCACACTAGACTGTTTTACAGAAAGTGATTGTGTTTGATGGAGAGATATGTAAATTAAGCATGTAAGCCTTGAACAATGAAAATGTGCTGATGACTACTTAACACGTTTTCATTCTTTCACACTTTCCTTTCACACATTCTATTCAAGAAAACTTTACATTGTACAGACAGAcaaaggaataaaaaatatgttgtcAGCTGATGGGGATGTAACCAATGGGAAGTCATTTAAtgagagactttaattttaacatgttaaacatttacatgtatgcatttggaaGACACTTTTGTACAAATCGACATAAAGCGCATTCAAAGTAAACacttgtttgtatgtgtgttctTTAGGGACTGAACCAACAACCTTTGACAGTGCCTATCAGGCACTGTATGTCTGATaggtaagggataatgtagaggcagccggtagttattgggaaataagccccgacagtgtgatcaggactattgtatcacactgaaggggcttatttccagataactaccggctgcctctacattatcccgcttattacacggctacttgtcacataagaaaaaaaccggACATGAATaagaatttgaaacattttattggcatatttgttttaaattaacatgtttatccttccgcgaaactttgcacagatgcataaaatgatcgtaataccttattaagatcctctgcttcatacttgtctgtctccatttttttctctttaaccagtctttgagaagttttaatgcccattctgtattttttttttgtgttggcttcgtagctgtcatgctctattttgtcaagttcagtctcagtaagctctctgtgtcttgtcgtggttgtccagtgtttgtcacaagatggcgccaaacagacagtaatctttattgatctttattggcgcggagcgattttactcgtacaagtagtaccggctatgcgttattactttggagcggttattatttgaaaagaacgaacctgcaaatgtctcaactgaccaatcagaaccaagcattccagagagcctgTAATAAGCTACATATAACGTcttgtaaatgtataaatatgttCAGGTGTGTAGATCTTGAATTTTTGTTTGAATAATTGTGTTATGTTGTAAAGTAAACTGTGCTGCCAGTTGATCTACCCAGAGGACTTCTGTCTTTCATTTATTCTTTACACCATTCTAGCatatatggctatattcatggcaagaactggttaatccatacacaagttggaAAAGGAGTAATTTGGTATCTCTAAttcacctaacttgcatgttttggGCTTGTGGATTATAACCATGGCTTGAACCAATGACCTTCTTGCTGTGGGCAACAGTGCTACCTAGAGGATTTCTGAGGGATCACAGAGAGAATCGGTTGCTCTGGGATTGATTAAAACTGTCTGCAGTCAAACATTATGCTCTGATCGATGGTTTTTCGGTCGGCTGCGGATCCTTGTTGCTGTGCAGGCGCCTGTGAAAAACAACCCTGAAATACTACAAGCACACGCCACACTGGGGCGCTGCGTGTGTATGTTGATTTATAAATCCACTACTATCAGCAATACATCAGTCACATGAAACAATAAGTATTTGTGtattatgcattttaaatatatttcaatttattttaaaaacacacagatgccaaatatttacatttaggcctactacactgtaaaaacaaatttttgcttggatttacaagtcatcaACATTcaactttcatttttttatcttgactagtaAAACAttgctgtaacttataaaataaagttgaattagcttaacaTATTTCaacattattttataagttacagcaaGAAAGTCATCACCAATCgagataaaaacaaataaaagttgacttgtaaatccaagttaaTTAAAATCTACAAATATTTATGGAAAtaataacaaattaaattttattgtTGCATTTTTATTATGAAGAAATGCTACCCGTTACGCAGTTAAAAAAAGTGAGGCGCGCAGCattagaaaaaaatacataaatagaAGGAAATAAAGAGTCATTGTTTGAATTTTATCCAACGCGAGTTCAGTATGATGTAGACACGCATTGTGAATATTTATTACGTCTGCGTGATCTTACTGGACTGACCAATCACATGacataattaatattcatgagctccAGATGCTCTGGGGCGCCTTTTAGCAAACTGGGTGAACGTCCCGTTATAAGTAGGCGTGTCCAAATTCACGCTGTGCTGCGCAGACTGcacagtaccgcgagagcgaaaCGAAAGCATGAGGAATTGTCTGCcatctaatcgctctcgcggtactgtgatgtcattcCGCTTCCGCTCAGGCTGCGCATCATTGAATCGAGCATTTACTAGTCAAGCCAGTAGGATTTGCCTTGGCGGATTATAGCGGAGCACCGTGTGTCCGGTCCGCGGCGCTGTTGTGCTGGGTTTACGGTTCGAGCCTGTTCGCGTTTTGGAGGCAtaaggcttgttcgacttcatgcggcgccgcaagaaccgacagccggatgacgtcaaagtaccgcgagaatgattcaagaaatcatatttcatctcgctctcgcgatactttgacgtcatctggtTGTCGATTCTTGCGGCGGCGCATTAAGTCGAACAGGCCTATTTTCTCTCTTTCAACACTTTCTCCCCGATCCGCAGTGTTAGCTCAGCGTCTGTCCGAGCGGACCCGCTTTATCATGGCCGTCTGAATCCGGATTTGATCCAAATCTGATCTCCTTTCCCCCCTTTTTCCCGACGTCGAGAATTATTTATCGCATTGGGAATCGTTTCTTGTGGAATATTACTTTATTTGTGCCAATGTTCAAACATGCAGCCTCCGCCGAGAAAGGTAAGAGATCCACTTTAGATGAAGCTGTTTTTGTAGATGTGAAAAATACGCgtgatgtgtttttttattgcaaCATTGTTGCATTCACACGAAGTTGCAACTTTGTATTCGTCCGCTGCTTCTTTAGAAACAATGTagctatttttttttcaaatgttacAAAGCAATCGCATCGTTCTTTCTTAGCTACTTCAGTTTTATTGTTACTATTAATCGTCGGATACTCCCGAAATTCAGCTCACATCTGCCGGAGGATGAATGCGTGTTTTTAAGCTGTTGTGTCCTCAGCTAACGGTTAAAGCCACGAGTCGTTGTTTTTTGTgcattgttgtatttttttaactctgatcaaaaacacacaggtctttttttaaacagactgATCGTTGTCTAAAATTGTACGGTAAACACTGACACTGTGACATTACAGTGCGTTTAAATGTCATGTCAAGCCACTCTTGTTATTGTGAGTTTAGGATAACGTATCGTGCAGAAATATGTGCATTACTGTACACATCCAATATGACAGCAGGGGTGTTGGGTTTCAATTTCACGTCCCACAGGCTATATGAAGGAATGTGAAATTACAATGCAAAAAAGCCTCTATTCATGTAACCACAGACGTGCATTTCTGCATTGGATTATACAGCAGTCTTGAGTACAGTCATTAAAGGTGACGTCTGATATTTTTGCCATGGCTTTGTCTTGAAAAGGGGAGAGATGATAGCATGTAGCTCAgatttacccctcaaattaccCTTTGTTTTCCTCAATACAATGCAAATATTAAACAGATGACGTGAGTGTTATTTGTTAGCTTTCATCGTTTGCTTTCAAAGACATATGCAGGAAGGTTTTGACGTGTAAATCAAAGGTTAAGTTGATGTGTTTCAAAGACAATTAACCCTGTATGTGCTGAGGACGTCTACAGACATTGTGGACATTTCCACAGAGATCCATACTCCCACAGCGGTGTGTAAAAGATGCTGTTGTGTTGTGGCACTATTGTTTTGCTGTGACGCAAAGCACAGGGCTGTTGTGTGAGTATAATAATACTTCACATGTACATCTCAAAGTGTTGATGAGAGCCGTGCAGTCAGCTGTCATACTCTGTGTTATGGTGCTACATTGTGTCCTGCTGCTGCTTGTACTGCTGGATGCTGGGAATCTGTATACTTTTTTCAATTCTCCTTGGTTTTAACCTTTAGGGAGTTGTTATAGAACCAATTATCTCTTCACCTGCCAAGCGGAGAACTTTGGTTGTAATTAACATCCCTCCCCAGATATTAGTCAACCTGTCTGGGCTCATTGGTCCAGGCCCATTGGGTTTTCTTTGATGCATGTGGGATTAGATTTACTTTGTTGTCCTGGTCAGATTCGAACCCTCCAAATTTTGTGGAGATGATGCATGAACCAACTCCATTCTTCATATTGGCAAATATTTGCGTT contains:
- the LOC135773258 gene encoding P2Y purinoceptor 2-like, which gives rise to MLNTSGPTNDSRQYPCLHNENFKYILLPVSYSLVFVVGLALNITAMYFILFRTKRWKPTTIYMINLTICDTLYIFTLPFLIFYYADGNTWPFGEPMCKLIRFLFYTNLYGSILFLSCISMHRFLGVCHPVRSLSWMSARRARLVSVCIWLTVLIFQSPILYFSRLTDGDSNIKACHDTTSKALFNNFMVYTSVVMVLLFVLPFVVVLVCNGLIVRKLQQPGVGGGPSPERSKQKSVKMIIIVLLAFMLCFLPFHLNRSIYYGFRYMQVPCKIQERANMAYKVTRPLASANSCVDPILYFMAGQGFRNSISKKSVSNQRSVYVKSPSTTLC